The Porphyrobacter sp. HT-58-2 genome has a window encoding:
- a CDS encoding peptide deformylase translates to MAIREILEVPDPRLKVVSTPVEPHEFNDDLRTLVEDMFETMYDAPGIGLAAIQVGVPKRVLVIDLQPEDPDAPPVECEHNGHKHTHPATKKEPRVFINPVILDPAKELSTYQEGCLSVPEIYADVDRPATCRVRYQDLDGNTHEEALDGLMATCLQHEMDHLEGILFIDHLSRLKRAMVLKKLEKIRRAA, encoded by the coding sequence ATGGCTATCCGCGAAATCCTCGAAGTGCCGGACCCCCGGCTCAAAGTCGTCTCGACCCCGGTTGAACCGCATGAGTTCAATGACGACCTGCGCACCCTCGTCGAAGACATGTTTGAGACGATGTACGATGCCCCCGGCATCGGCCTCGCCGCGATTCAGGTCGGCGTGCCGAAGCGGGTGCTGGTGATCGATCTCCAGCCTGAAGACCCGGACGCGCCGCCGGTCGAATGCGAGCACAACGGCCACAAGCACACGCACCCGGCGACCAAAAAGGAACCGCGGGTGTTCATCAACCCCGTGATCCTCGACCCGGCCAAGGAGCTTTCGACCTATCAGGAAGGCTGCCTCTCGGTCCCCGAGATCTACGCCGACGTCGATCGCCCGGCGACCTGCCGCGTGCGCTATCAGGACTTGGACGGCAACACCCACGAGGAAGCGCTCGACGGGCTGATGGCGACCTGCCTCCAGCACGAGATGGATCACCTCGAAGGCATCCTGTTCATCGACCACCTCTCGCGATTGAAGCGGGCGATGGTGCTGAAGAAGCTCGAAAAGATCCGGCGGGCGGCGTAG